One stretch of Egibacteraceae bacterium DNA includes these proteins:
- a CDS encoding M23 family metallopeptidase, producing MSTDLRALGRLSESLGGGGNPTRRRRRVPVRRGPGPARRRPRLPRTMIAALAAGVVALAWLGFAASGSEEPAPSDGPASAVEPVPNRPAGEGSVRASRSESRVRPGATFAYGEELALALPHLEPVLVAFGEGTRAEALELRPVGRLLANDHHRYEPPRDVRGPDYVVLASEGKPRAATSAVDIVLQPEATVLAPVAGRVAQVREYAMEGGVRDYRVVIEAADRPSLHVVVVHLQRPAVAPGDVVAAAQTPLGLVRPLPFRRAVDAQLDSRLPHVHIEVKPAGEPGPPDPNEPAAAPALGAAQGR from the coding sequence ATGTCCACCGACCTTCGTGCGCTCGGGCGGTTGAGCGAGTCGCTGGGCGGCGGCGGGAACCCCACCCGCCGCCGTCGCCGCGTCCCCGTGCGCCGCGGGCCCGGGCCGGCACGCCGCCGACCGCGGCTGCCCCGCACGATGATCGCGGCGCTCGCGGCGGGAGTCGTCGCCCTGGCCTGGCTCGGGTTCGCCGCCTCCGGCTCCGAGGAGCCCGCGCCATCGGACGGCCCGGCTTCCGCGGTCGAGCCCGTCCCCAACCGCCCCGCCGGGGAAGGATCCGTCCGCGCGTCGCGCAGCGAAAGCCGGGTCAGGCCCGGGGCGACGTTCGCCTACGGCGAGGAGCTCGCGCTCGCGCTGCCGCACCTCGAGCCGGTCCTCGTCGCCTTCGGCGAGGGCACTCGCGCCGAGGCGCTCGAGCTGCGCCCCGTCGGGCGGCTGCTCGCGAACGACCATCACCGGTACGAGCCGCCCCGCGACGTGCGGGGGCCCGACTACGTCGTGCTCGCCTCCGAGGGGAAGCCGCGCGCGGCCACGAGCGCCGTTGACATCGTCCTGCAACCCGAGGCGACCGTGCTCGCCCCCGTCGCGGGCCGGGTCGCCCAGGTCCGCGAGTACGCGATGGAAGGCGGCGTCCGCGACTACCGGGTCGTCATCGAGGCCGCGGACCGCCCGAGCCTGCACGTCGTCGTCGTCCACCTCCAGCGCCCCGCCGTGGCCCCCGGCGACGTCGTCGCAGCAGCCCAGACACCGCTCGGGCTCGTGCGCCCGCTCCCGTTCAGGCGGGCCGTCGACGCGCAGCTCGACAGCCGGCTGCCGCACGTCCACATCGAGGTCAAGCCCGCGGGTGAGCCGGGCCCGCCCGACCCGAACGAGCCGGCGGCGGCGCCCGCCCTGGGGGCGGCGCAGGGTCGTTGA
- the recN gene encoding DNA repair protein RecN translates to MFSELMIRNLGVIDEVTLELAPGLNVLTGETGAGKTMIVSAIELLLGARADSDRVRGGAGAAVVEAVLRPTPPAAAEWLEDGDDELVVTRQLGEGRSRARLGGRLAPASALATALGEAVEVHGQSASVRLSAPAVQRSLLDRFGGAQVAAAADAYTSVHRPWREVGAQLASLRDDERDRARELDRLRFELAEIDAVAPEAGEEGPVDAELRRLEHAETLTQAAATAAAAVADEGGARDALGAGVAALRATAGIDEQLDGLAARAEALAAEAQDLVLELRRYAASVEPDPGRLEELRARRAALARLTRKYGQNAAAVADYADAARERVLALEGSGDRARLLAAEAARLEAEVREAAGRLTGARRAAGERLAEAVAGHLGELAMPAARLEVRLEPVEPGPHGADRVELLLSANAGEPALSLAKAASGGERSRVALAVRLALADADETPVLVFDEVDAGIGGRVGRAVGSQLARLARGRQVLCVTHLAQLAAFADAHFVVAKAEEGGRTVAAVRRLDEPGRVAELARMLSGDPDSAAAVDHAAELRSAARAATTER, encoded by the coding sequence ATGTTCTCCGAGCTGATGATCCGCAACCTCGGCGTCATCGACGAGGTGACGCTCGAGCTGGCTCCAGGCCTGAACGTCCTCACGGGCGAGACCGGCGCTGGCAAGACCATGATCGTGTCCGCGATCGAGCTGCTGCTCGGCGCCCGAGCGGACAGCGACCGGGTGCGCGGCGGAGCGGGCGCGGCGGTCGTCGAGGCCGTCCTGCGCCCAACCCCGCCGGCTGCGGCCGAGTGGCTCGAGGACGGTGACGACGAGCTCGTCGTCACCCGCCAGCTCGGCGAGGGCCGCAGCCGGGCGCGGCTCGGCGGACGCCTCGCTCCGGCCTCGGCGCTCGCGACGGCGCTCGGGGAGGCGGTCGAGGTGCACGGCCAGTCGGCGTCCGTGCGCCTGTCCGCGCCGGCGGTGCAGCGCAGCCTGCTCGACCGGTTCGGCGGTGCACAGGTCGCCGCGGCGGCGGACGCGTACACGTCCGTCCACCGCCCATGGCGGGAGGTCGGGGCGCAGCTCGCGAGCCTGCGTGACGACGAACGCGACCGGGCGCGCGAACTCGACCGTTTGCGCTTCGAGCTCGCCGAGATCGACGCCGTCGCCCCCGAGGCCGGCGAGGAGGGGCCCGTCGATGCCGAGCTGCGCCGGCTCGAGCACGCCGAAACCCTCACCCAGGCGGCCGCGACGGCCGCGGCTGCGGTCGCCGACGAGGGCGGCGCGCGTGACGCGCTCGGGGCGGGCGTGGCGGCGCTGCGGGCCACCGCCGGCATCGACGAGCAGCTCGACGGGCTCGCCGCCCGTGCCGAGGCGCTCGCGGCTGAGGCGCAGGACCTCGTCCTCGAGCTGCGGCGCTACGCCGCGTCCGTCGAACCGGATCCCGGGCGGCTCGAGGAGCTGCGGGCCCGCCGCGCCGCGCTCGCCCGCCTGACCCGCAAGTACGGTCAGAATGCCGCGGCGGTGGCGGACTACGCCGACGCCGCACGTGAGCGGGTGCTGGCCCTCGAGGGGTCGGGGGACCGGGCCCGGCTGCTCGCGGCCGAGGCCGCGCGGCTGGAGGCGGAGGTGCGCGAGGCCGCTGGGCGGCTGACCGGCGCCCGCCGGGCCGCCGGCGAACGCCTTGCCGAGGCGGTGGCCGGCCACCTCGGCGAGCTCGCCATGCCCGCCGCCCGCCTCGAGGTCCGGCTCGAGCCGGTCGAGCCCGGCCCCCACGGCGCCGACCGGGTGGAGCTGCTGCTGTCCGCCAACGCCGGCGAGCCGGCCCTGTCGCTGGCCAAGGCGGCCTCCGGGGGGGAGCGCAGCAGGGTGGCACTAGCCGTGCGTCTCGCCCTCGCCGACGCGGACGAGACCCCCGTGCTCGTGTTCGACGAGGTCGACGCCGGGATCGGCGGCCGGGTTGGCCGCGCCGTCGGCTCCCAGCTCGCCCGCCTCGCGCGGGGGCGCCAGGTGCTCTGCGTCACCCACCTCGCCCAGCTCGCCGCCTTCGCCGACGCGCACTTCGTCGTGGCCAAGGCCGAAGAGGGCGGGCGCACGGTGGCGGCGGTGCGCCGCCTCGACGAGCCGGGCCGCGTCGCCGAGCTCGCACGCATGCTGTCGGGCGACCCCGACAGCGCCGCCGCCGTCGACCACGCCGCCGAGCTGCGATCGGCGGCGCGGGCGGCGACGACCGAACGCTGA